One Granulicella sp. 5B5 DNA window includes the following coding sequences:
- a CDS encoding dihydroorotate oxidase, translated as MLSEPFYDPARSYQDNFEHGPFGLFADTRRIPPPDEISHSFLGLPVATPFGIPAGPLLNGKFVKAALDKGFDLPVYKTVRTSRYPCHPWPNVLAVKVDGNLDTGRTLVASEDYGEPLSITNSFGVPSYDPEFWQPDMADAVRHAGPGQVVIGSFQGTKSENGSVEAYIADFVTGARLVKQTGVKIVEVNLSCPNEGPANLLCFDIPRARAVVEAIKNELGETPLLAKMAYFGDDERLTEFLREVGSVVDGLCAINTVSATIVDAHGQQALPGEGRLNSGVCGAAIQWAGLAMVQRLARLRESLGLKYEIVGVGGVGDAAAFDSYRRAGADVVMSATGAMWNPRLAQQIKEQAHEL; from the coding sequence ATGCTCTCTGAGCCGTTTTACGACCCGGCGCGGTCGTATCAGGACAACTTCGAGCACGGCCCGTTCGGCCTCTTTGCCGACACACGACGCATTCCTCCCCCAGATGAGATAAGCCACAGCTTTCTTGGGTTGCCGGTGGCGACTCCTTTCGGTATTCCTGCGGGTCCACTGCTGAATGGGAAGTTTGTGAAGGCCGCGCTGGATAAGGGTTTCGATCTGCCGGTCTACAAGACTGTTCGGACGAGCAGATATCCATGTCATCCGTGGCCGAATGTGCTCGCGGTGAAGGTGGATGGGAACCTCGATACGGGGCGCACGCTTGTGGCCAGTGAGGACTATGGCGAACCACTCTCTATTACGAATTCGTTTGGGGTGCCCTCGTATGATCCTGAGTTCTGGCAGCCTGATATGGCGGATGCTGTGCGGCATGCCGGGCCGGGGCAGGTGGTGATTGGAAGCTTTCAAGGGACGAAGTCCGAGAATGGCAGCGTCGAAGCGTATATTGCAGACTTTGTGACTGGTGCGCGGCTGGTGAAGCAGACCGGCGTGAAGATCGTTGAGGTGAACCTGAGCTGTCCGAATGAGGGGCCGGCGAACCTGCTGTGCTTCGATATTCCGCGCGCGAGAGCCGTGGTGGAAGCGATCAAGAATGAGCTGGGCGAGACTCCACTGTTAGCGAAGATGGCCTACTTTGGAGACGACGAACGGCTGACAGAGTTCCTGCGTGAAGTAGGTAGCGTTGTGGATGGCCTCTGTGCGATCAATACGGTGTCGGCGACGATTGTGGATGCGCATGGACAGCAGGCGCTGCCCGGCGAAGGGCGGTTGAACAGCGGTGTTTGTGGAGCGGCGATCCAGTGGGCGGGGCTCGCGATGGTGCAACGGCTGGCGCGGCTGCGTGAGTCGCTGGGGTTGAAGTACGAGATTGTGGGTGTCGGTGGCGTGGGAGATGCCGCGGCGTTTGACAGCTATCGGCGGGCTGGTGCGGATGTTGTGATGTCTGCGACTGGAGCGATGTGGAACCCGCGCCTGGCACAACAGATCAAGGAGCAGGCCCATGAGTTGTAA
- the pyrE gene encoding orotate phosphoribosyltransferase, with protein MSCKREVAEALVEIGGVGFRPKDPITFKSGIQSPVYCDNRRFPFHPAQWSKVIRGFEAMIAEDKIAVDVVGGVEAAGIPHSAALGFHMQKPSVFIRKEAKGHGTKKRVEGGDVKGLRVVLVEDLVTTGMSSLAAIEALRGEGAVVEDCMAIISYGFAEAVEAFARAGVRLHAATDFDAVLSVAEERGVVDAAGVAVVRDWLREPHGWAKRQGFE; from the coding sequence ATGAGTTGTAAGCGCGAGGTTGCTGAGGCGCTGGTGGAGATTGGCGGTGTGGGCTTTCGGCCAAAGGACCCGATTACGTTCAAGTCGGGGATTCAGTCGCCTGTGTACTGCGACAATCGCCGTTTCCCGTTCCATCCGGCGCAGTGGAGCAAGGTCATTCGTGGTTTTGAGGCAATGATTGCTGAGGACAAGATCGCGGTGGATGTTGTCGGCGGGGTTGAGGCCGCGGGGATTCCGCATAGCGCTGCACTGGGTTTCCATATGCAGAAGCCTTCCGTGTTTATTCGCAAGGAAGCCAAGGGGCACGGCACAAAGAAGCGCGTAGAAGGCGGCGATGTGAAGGGTCTGCGGGTGGTGCTGGTTGAGGACCTAGTGACGACCGGCATGAGCAGTCTTGCTGCGATTGAGGCGCTGCGCGGGGAAGGCGCGGTCGTTGAGGATTGCATGGCGATCATCAGCTACGGGTTTGCGGAAGCTGTTGAGGCGTTTGCGAGGGCTGGGGTTCGGTTGCACGCGGCGACGGATTTTGATGCGGTGCTCTCAGTTGCGGAAGAGCGTGGAGTTGTGGATGCTGCCGGCGTTGCGGTGGTTCGGGACTGGCTTCGCGAGCCGCATGGATGGGCGAAACGGCAGGGGTTCGAATAG
- the pyrF gene encoding orotidine-5'-phosphate decarboxylase — translation MSDVISKFERRAEAVTSLVCVGLDPEIERIPERFLGDALPLFAFCRWIIEQTHSYAVAYKPNMAFFEARGALGFEELARTAEYLRNEHPEIVTVCDAKRADIGNTNRGYVTSIFDAMGFDAVTLHPYLGREALAPFLERKDKASIILCRTSNTGAGEFQDLVCEGKPLWERVAARVSAEWNANGNCMLVVGATYPSEMRRIREVAPRMPFLVPGVGAQGGDVAAVVTAGLDAKGKGLLISSSRGILFADDPAAAARLLRDEINVARETVHAAR, via the coding sequence ATGAGTGACGTGATCTCCAAGTTCGAGAGGCGAGCTGAGGCTGTGACCTCGCTAGTTTGTGTTGGCCTCGATCCTGAGATCGAGCGGATTCCTGAACGATTTCTGGGTGACGCGCTGCCGTTGTTTGCGTTCTGCCGCTGGATTATCGAGCAGACTCATTCGTATGCAGTTGCGTATAAGCCGAATATGGCGTTCTTTGAGGCACGCGGAGCGTTAGGGTTTGAGGAGCTGGCGCGCACAGCAGAATATCTGCGCAATGAGCATCCTGAGATCGTGACCGTTTGCGATGCGAAGCGCGCGGACATTGGCAATACCAATCGCGGGTATGTGACGTCGATCTTTGATGCGATGGGTTTCGATGCGGTGACGCTGCATCCGTATCTGGGACGTGAGGCGCTGGCGCCATTTCTCGAACGGAAAGACAAAGCCTCTATCATTCTGTGTCGCACGTCGAATACGGGTGCGGGTGAGTTTCAGGACCTGGTCTGTGAGGGCAAGCCGCTGTGGGAACGCGTTGCTGCGCGTGTGAGCGCAGAGTGGAATGCGAATGGCAACTGCATGTTGGTAGTTGGTGCGACGTATCCGAGCGAGATGCGCAGGATTCGTGAGGTTGCGCCGAGGATGCCGTTTCTTGTGCCGGGTGTGGGTGCGCAGGGTGGCGATGTCGCTGCGGTGGTTACTGCCGGGCTGGATGCGAAGGGCAAAGGACTGTTGATCAGCAGCTCGCGCGGGATACTGTTTGCCGATGATCCGGCTGCGGCTGCGCGGCTGTTGCGGGATGAGATCAACGTTGCGCGGGAGACTGTTCATGCTGCGCGTTGA
- a CDS encoding amidohydrolase family protein — protein MLRVEGTIANHDRVFEGAIEIDTDSGLIISVGPKTGKSDLDVGDAVIFPGFGDIHIHAREDASGTQMYKEDFVTASDAALHGGVVHVADMPNNPVAPVDDARYAEKERLTAKSVVHVTLYAGIGPETEPLHRHVPYKAFMGPSVGDLFFASQEQLEGVIAKYRGRNVSFHCEDPVILQESKGAATHEARRPARAEITATEFALYLIERYELQGKLCHYSTEGGLPKIAAAKAKGVRVTAEVTPHHLFFDETMLTDENRMALQMNPPLRGSADRLALIEALRSGLLDYVATDHAPHTLEEKAHGVSGVPLLDTYGAFATWLMREHRFTAQEIARVCAYNPGRFVKEFLPQSFGEGYGVVAPGFVGSLTVLDLNSPWMVRREEMRTKCAWSPFEGFTFPGRVKATVVHGKVYQS, from the coding sequence ATGCTGCGCGTTGAGGGCACGATCGCCAATCATGACCGGGTGTTTGAAGGTGCGATCGAGATTGATACCGATTCAGGATTAATTATTTCGGTGGGGCCTAAGACTGGGAAGAGCGATCTTGACGTTGGCGATGCGGTGATCTTTCCTGGGTTTGGGGACATCCACATTCATGCCCGTGAAGATGCCAGCGGGACGCAGATGTACAAGGAAGATTTTGTGACGGCGTCGGATGCTGCTCTCCATGGCGGCGTGGTGCATGTGGCGGACATGCCGAACAATCCAGTGGCTCCGGTGGACGATGCTCGGTATGCGGAGAAGGAGAGGCTGACGGCGAAGTCTGTGGTGCATGTGACGCTGTATGCGGGCATTGGGCCGGAGACCGAGCCGCTGCATCGGCATGTACCGTACAAGGCGTTTATGGGGCCTTCGGTGGGTGATCTGTTCTTTGCCTCGCAAGAGCAGCTTGAAGGCGTGATTGCGAAGTATCGCGGACGCAATGTGAGCTTTCACTGTGAAGACCCTGTGATTCTGCAGGAGAGCAAGGGCGCAGCGACGCATGAGGCACGAAGGCCGGCGCGAGCGGAGATTACGGCGACCGAGTTTGCGCTGTACCTGATCGAGAGGTACGAACTGCAAGGGAAGTTGTGTCACTACTCGACTGAAGGCGGGCTGCCGAAGATTGCGGCAGCGAAAGCCAAAGGCGTGCGCGTGACGGCTGAGGTGACGCCGCATCACCTGTTCTTTGATGAGACGATGCTGACGGATGAGAACCGGATGGCGTTGCAGATGAATCCTCCGTTGCGCGGGAGTGCCGACCGGCTGGCGCTGATTGAAGCTCTACGGAGTGGACTGCTGGATTACGTTGCGACCGATCATGCTCCGCATACGCTGGAAGAGAAGGCTCATGGTGTGAGCGGCGTTCCGCTGCTGGATACTTACGGTGCGTTTGCTACGTGGTTGATGCGTGAGCATCGGTTTACGGCGCAGGAGATTGCGCGGGTGTGTGCGTACAATCCGGGACGGTTTGTGAAGGAGTTTCTGCCACAGAGTTTTGGTGAGGGTTATGGGGTGGTGGCCCCGGGATTTGTGGGGTCGTTGACGGTGCTGGATCTGAACTCGCCGTGGATGGTGCGGCGCGAAGAGATGCGGACGAAGTGTGCGTGGTCGCCGTTTGAGGGGTTCACGTTTCCGGGCCGGGTGAAGGCGACGGTTGTTCATGGAAAGGTGTACCAGAGCTGA
- the pyrB gene encoding aspartate carbamoyltransferase, whose product MEKLRHVISARQFDDPEYLNGLFDVANQMERDDVFRALTDPLRGRILATLFYEPSTRTRFSFEAAMQKLGGGVLTAENMRESSSATKGETIEDTIRIVSGYADAIAIRHYEQGTAEAAARISPVPVINAGDGVGEHPTQALTDVYTIRKELGRLSGLRVVLVGDLLNGRTIHSLLPLLALYKDVQVDLVSPWQLRLPLKHREYLLEKHVAFHESEKLDGLIEQADVLYITRVQKERFATVEEYDAVKDSYILDARMADRLKPEAIIMHALPRVNEISPEVDANARAAYFRQAKNGLYIRMALLKTLLA is encoded by the coding sequence ATGGAGAAGCTACGACATGTGATCAGCGCGCGGCAGTTCGACGATCCGGAGTATCTGAACGGATTGTTCGATGTTGCCAACCAGATGGAGCGGGACGATGTGTTCCGTGCGCTGACGGACCCGCTGCGTGGGCGCATCCTGGCGACGTTGTTCTATGAGCCGAGTACGCGGACGCGGTTCAGCTTTGAGGCTGCGATGCAGAAGCTGGGCGGCGGCGTGCTGACGGCGGAGAACATGCGCGAGAGCAGCTCGGCGACCAAGGGCGAGACGATCGAAGACACGATCCGGATCGTGAGCGGCTATGCGGATGCGATTGCGATTCGGCACTACGAGCAGGGGACTGCTGAGGCTGCGGCGCGGATCTCGCCGGTGCCGGTGATCAATGCCGGCGATGGCGTGGGTGAGCATCCGACGCAGGCGCTGACGGATGTGTATACGATCCGCAAGGAGCTGGGGCGGTTGAGCGGGCTGCGGGTGGTGCTGGTGGGCGACCTGCTGAATGGGCGGACGATCCACTCGCTGCTGCCGCTGCTGGCGTTGTACAAGGATGTGCAGGTTGACCTGGTTTCTCCATGGCAACTGCGGCTGCCGCTGAAGCACCGCGAGTATCTGCTGGAGAAGCATGTGGCCTTCCATGAGAGTGAGAAGCTGGATGGTCTGATCGAGCAGGCGGATGTTTTGTACATCACGCGGGTGCAGAAGGAGCGGTTTGCCACCGTGGAGGAGTATGACGCGGTGAAGGACAGCTACATCCTGGATGCTCGGATGGCTGACCGGTTGAAGCCGGAGGCGATCATTATGCATGCGCTGCCGCGGGTGAATGAGATCTCGCCGGAGGTGGATGCGAATGCGAGGGCGGCGTACTTCCGGCAGGCGAAGAATGGTCTGTACATCCGGATGGCGCTGTTGAAGACGCTGCTGGCTTAG
- a CDS encoding YjbH domain-containing protein — translation MKLRAQAILVLLCLTIGRGLYAQANQDSALSLQGFSGILNTPNAHVQQEGTFDLLYSNQEDKFPKVGVPKWEDNYLFSVGLFNFAEVGGSLTNAAFVPPASAIRHLSMNWKLSTDPLTSRFRFSPALAVGMQDVGGQTHFIETKYVAGSVDPLGWLRVSAGYGLGPDRMKGAFGGMELRAYDWVTLLGDYDTRNTNAGVRLIAPALPYIPARLTVTFSTPVQHTQGLVISGGLNIPLDFKRSTRHGDASTMASGKPPVQRTLWGALTARKVQPPAPMPSSQSNDAEPVPVMVPLDSLVKAGTVMPVPKPISPSNNVEPGSLEALRDRLVKAGFVNVRVGLQGKTLVVEYENIRYNHSELDAIGVVAGIVSQTAVNDAEQLRLVIRRKGLALLQIETQLLPLRNWLEASEPTNAPTLIVSQKLTSEDGVNFVAGNDNPGRLKPSVMVYPSLTTLVGTEYGVFDYQLSIRPELQLPLWRGATGVARWDLPVAWSGNLDSGQVYASYHTPAQLDRLMFFQALPLAPGLVANLGGGKILTTTNGMLNELSWTLGGGMNRVKVLQSWGRDSGATRSVLLGSYRFFLAHHDLAFEGTAGRFWGQDTGSMVSMQRFFGDTSVSLYFKDTVTPNDSKRWLQAGIQLEFPLTPRRDMKARPIQIRGNEDWSYAQETGIASSSAQSANYIEPNLATVPEPTQALSLYFYDRERLNADYILSHTERIREAWRFFRNRL, via the coding sequence ATGAAACTAAGAGCTCAGGCCATTCTGGTACTGCTCTGCCTCACTATTGGCCGTGGCTTGTATGCACAAGCCAATCAGGATTCGGCTCTTTCCCTGCAGGGATTCTCCGGTATTCTCAATACCCCCAATGCCCATGTTCAACAGGAGGGGACCTTCGACCTCCTCTACAGCAACCAGGAGGACAAATTTCCGAAAGTCGGGGTCCCCAAATGGGAGGACAACTATCTTTTCTCGGTCGGGCTGTTCAACTTTGCCGAGGTTGGCGGTAGCCTGACCAATGCCGCCTTCGTCCCGCCGGCATCGGCCATCCGGCATCTGTCCATGAATTGGAAGTTGTCCACCGACCCGCTGACCTCCCGCTTCCGCTTTTCCCCGGCCCTCGCAGTGGGAATGCAGGATGTGGGAGGGCAGACTCATTTCATCGAGACGAAGTATGTAGCTGGTTCGGTTGATCCTCTTGGCTGGTTGCGGGTGTCTGCAGGCTATGGCCTCGGACCGGACCGGATGAAAGGGGCGTTCGGCGGCATGGAACTCAGGGCATATGACTGGGTGACCCTGTTGGGGGACTATGATACCCGCAACACGAATGCGGGGGTGCGTCTGATCGCTCCGGCACTTCCCTATATCCCGGCCCGGTTGACGGTCACCTTCTCCACACCGGTTCAGCATACGCAAGGGCTGGTAATAAGCGGCGGTTTGAACATCCCGCTTGACTTCAAACGATCGACCCGTCACGGTGACGCGTCGACGATGGCTTCCGGAAAACCACCGGTGCAAAGAACTCTCTGGGGTGCGCTCACCGCCAGAAAAGTGCAGCCACCGGCTCCAATGCCAAGCTCTCAGAGCAACGATGCGGAACCGGTGCCAGTGATGGTGCCGCTTGACAGCCTGGTCAAGGCCGGCACCGTGATGCCGGTTCCGAAACCAATCTCCCCGAGCAACAATGTAGAACCGGGATCGCTGGAGGCGCTGCGGGACCGTCTGGTCAAGGCTGGCTTTGTCAATGTGCGGGTGGGATTACAGGGGAAGACGCTTGTGGTGGAGTATGAGAACATCCGCTACAACCACAGCGAACTTGATGCAATCGGGGTAGTTGCCGGGATTGTCAGCCAGACTGCCGTAAACGACGCCGAACAACTCCGGCTGGTGATAAGGCGCAAAGGGCTGGCGCTTCTGCAGATCGAAACCCAGCTTCTGCCGCTGCGCAACTGGCTGGAGGCGAGCGAGCCGACCAATGCACCGACTCTCATTGTGTCTCAGAAACTGACGAGCGAAGATGGGGTCAACTTCGTCGCTGGAAATGATAACCCGGGACGTCTCAAGCCCTCGGTGATGGTGTATCCGTCTTTGACGACCTTGGTCGGGACCGAATATGGAGTTTTCGACTACCAACTCTCCATCCGACCGGAATTGCAGTTGCCGCTCTGGCGGGGGGCGACTGGTGTGGCCCGTTGGGACCTCCCGGTAGCATGGAGTGGCAACCTCGACAGCGGACAGGTCTATGCGTCTTACCACACCCCAGCACAGCTTGATCGTCTGATGTTCTTTCAGGCGCTGCCACTGGCTCCGGGGCTGGTGGCCAACCTGGGCGGAGGCAAGATTCTAACCACCACCAATGGCATGCTCAATGAGCTGAGCTGGACCCTTGGGGGCGGTATGAACCGCGTCAAAGTACTCCAATCATGGGGGCGTGACAGTGGTGCTACTCGCAGTGTGCTGCTCGGTTCCTACCGGTTTTTCCTCGCACATCACGATCTGGCCTTTGAGGGAACAGCGGGACGTTTCTGGGGACAGGATACCGGCTCGATGGTAAGCATGCAGCGGTTCTTCGGGGATACGTCGGTGTCACTGTATTTCAAGGATACGGTAACGCCGAATGATTCAAAACGCTGGTTGCAGGCAGGTATTCAGTTGGAGTTCCCGCTAACGCCACGCCGGGATATGAAGGCACGGCCGATACAGATACGTGGCAACGAGGACTGGAGCTATGCTCAAGAGACGGGTATCGCTTCTTCTTCAGCTCAAAGCGCCAACTACATCGAGCCAAATCTCGCGACCGTACCAGAGCCGACCCAGGCCCTCTCCCTGTACTTCTATGACCGGGAGCGTCTCAACGCAGACTACATCCTCTCCCACACGGAGCGGATCAGGGAGGCGTGGCGGTTCTTTCGCAATCGACTGTAA
- a CDS encoding adenosine deaminase, with translation MSFVRRYLLVAAALGTFALTAVAQLPTPAEQRTARAFDAAKKLGKPALYAFLEPMPKGADLHMHLSGAVYAETFLREAVVQGLCVDTATLSLAAPQASKSCAKPELPAADILKDQHLYDALVDSFSMRGFVPTPGVTGHDQFFATFARFGAAKNPGEWLDEVATRAATQNEQYLEIMQTPSFGHAAVLGYKLGWPTDATVHISINELVALRTALLSLGLKDEVTTDIKELSGALAARAAIEHCPAMQNVTHSPCSVEIHFLYQVLRAFPPQQVFAQTLLGFEVAEAAHKANPASPLVVGINFVQPEDDRRAMADYHLQMQMLDYLHSVYPDVKLSLHAGELALGLVPPEGLTFHIHEAIDLGHASRIGHGVDVMYEHDAPALLKQMAAQHIMVEINLTSNDVILGVKGNDHPLHSYMAAHVPWALSTDDEGVNRSDLTHEYVKGAFEQDLSYLDLKRSARTSLEHAFLAGSSLWAKPDDFAHRIDACAAPITASSKLTSTCETFLNSNEKAAAQYELEHRFVIFEAEQH, from the coding sequence ATGTCGTTCGTCCGCCGTTATCTTCTCGTTGCAGCCGCACTCGGCACGTTCGCACTCACTGCCGTGGCGCAACTCCCCACACCCGCCGAGCAGCGCACTGCGCGCGCCTTCGACGCTGCCAAGAAGCTTGGCAAGCCCGCGCTCTACGCCTTCCTAGAGCCCATGCCCAAGGGCGCCGACCTTCACATGCACCTCTCCGGCGCCGTCTACGCTGAGACCTTCCTTCGTGAAGCCGTCGTGCAGGGCCTCTGCGTCGACACCGCCACGCTCAGCCTCGCCGCTCCGCAAGCCAGCAAGTCCTGCGCCAAGCCCGAACTGCCCGCCGCGGACATCCTCAAGGACCAGCATCTTTATGACGCGCTCGTCGATAGCTTCTCCATGCGCGGCTTCGTCCCCACGCCCGGCGTTACTGGTCACGACCAGTTCTTCGCCACCTTCGCTCGTTTCGGTGCGGCAAAAAATCCTGGCGAGTGGCTCGATGAGGTCGCCACCCGCGCCGCCACTCAGAACGAGCAGTACCTCGAGATCATGCAGACGCCCAGCTTCGGCCACGCTGCCGTGCTCGGCTACAAGCTCGGCTGGCCGACAGATGCCACCGTGCACATCTCTATCAACGAGCTCGTCGCGCTCCGCACTGCTCTCCTCTCGCTCGGCCTCAAAGACGAAGTCACCACCGACATCAAAGAACTCTCCGGCGCCCTCGCCGCGCGCGCCGCGATCGAGCACTGCCCCGCGATGCAGAACGTCACGCACTCCCCCTGCAGCGTCGAGATCCACTTCCTCTACCAGGTTCTCCGCGCCTTCCCGCCGCAGCAGGTCTTCGCGCAGACGCTTCTCGGCTTTGAGGTTGCAGAGGCCGCGCACAAGGCCAACCCCGCATCTCCGCTCGTCGTCGGCATCAACTTCGTGCAGCCTGAAGACGACCGCCGCGCCATGGCTGACTATCATCTCCAGATGCAGATGCTCGACTACCTGCACTCCGTCTACCCTGACGTAAAGCTCTCACTCCACGCCGGCGAGCTAGCCCTCGGCCTCGTCCCGCCCGAAGGCCTCACCTTCCACATCCACGAAGCCATCGACCTCGGCCACGCCTCGCGCATCGGCCATGGTGTCGACGTCATGTACGAGCACGACGCCCCCGCGCTCCTCAAGCAGATGGCCGCCCAGCACATCATGGTCGAGATCAACCTCACCTCCAACGACGTTATCCTCGGCGTCAAGGGCAACGATCATCCGCTGCACAGCTACATGGCCGCGCACGTTCCCTGGGCGCTCTCCACCGACGACGAGGGCGTCAACCGCAGCGACCTCACGCATGAGTACGTGAAAGGCGCCTTCGAGCAGGATCTTAGCTACCTCGACCTCAAGCGCTCCGCTCGCACCTCGCTTGAGCACGCCTTCCTCGCTGGCAGCAGCCTCTGGGCAAAGCCAGACGACTTCGCTCATCGCATCGACGCATGCGCCGCGCCCATCACCGCGTCCAGCAAACTAACCTCCACCTGCGAAACCTTCCTCAACTCGAATGAGAAGGCTGCCGCGCAGTACGAACTCGAGCACCGCTTCGTCATTTTCGAAGCAGAGCAGCACTAG
- the glgP gene encoding alpha-glucan family phosphorylase, whose amino-acid sequence MSLPTFDISERKIAYFSMEIALSKALPTYSGGLGMLAGDTLRSAADMGANLVAVSLVHRRGYFRQHLDAQGQQTETDVPWNPEDLPSAGQTVVLRLQNRDITIRAWRFDVVGVTGHIIPVFLLDSDIEGNDPWDRRLTDHLYGGDTYYRLCQEAILGLAGIHLLHALGCQPEVCHMNEGHASLLTIGLLEARLAPSPLSVATDADAEAIRQQCVFTTHTPVPAGHDKFGIDQMVNVLGHERATCIDHFGCLHDNLLNMTYLALRFARYVNGVAMQHGKVSQAMFPGYDIHAITNGVHAATWLSAGFQQLFDKEIPSWREDNNYLRSVYGIEPAVIEQTHALGQQRLFATVKERTGVELDPNVLTLGFARRVATYKRATLLFHNPERLLQIAEALGGLQILYAGKAHPADNAGKALIRDVFKDAAQLNNSKLRILYLENYDWDLGEQLTNGVDVWLNTPLRPYEASGTSGMKAAVNGVPSLSVLDGWWIEGCAENSTGWAIPDLDNEAAEADALYGKLEHSIAPLFANKPAWAEMQRHCIGMNGSFFNTHRMLGQYISNAYFPPVTVSAAVPATEPQPVLA is encoded by the coding sequence ATGAGCCTTCCCACCTTCGACATCTCTGAACGCAAAATTGCTTATTTCTCCATGGAGATCGCACTCTCCAAGGCTTTGCCCACGTACTCCGGCGGCCTCGGCATGCTCGCGGGCGACACGCTCCGCTCCGCAGCCGACATGGGCGCGAACCTCGTCGCTGTTTCACTCGTCCATCGCCGCGGCTACTTCCGCCAGCACCTCGACGCGCAGGGCCAGCAGACCGAGACCGACGTCCCCTGGAACCCTGAAGATCTGCCCTCCGCCGGCCAGACCGTCGTCCTGCGCCTCCAGAACCGCGACATCACCATCCGCGCCTGGCGCTTCGATGTCGTTGGCGTCACCGGCCACATCATCCCCGTCTTCCTGCTCGACTCCGACATCGAAGGCAACGACCCCTGGGACCGCCGCCTCACCGACCACCTCTACGGTGGAGACACCTACTACCGCCTCTGTCAGGAGGCCATCCTCGGCCTCGCCGGCATCCATCTTCTGCACGCCCTCGGCTGCCAGCCCGAGGTCTGCCACATGAACGAGGGCCACGCCTCGCTGCTGACCATCGGCCTCCTTGAGGCCCGCCTCGCTCCCTCGCCGCTCAGCGTCGCGACCGACGCCGACGCCGAGGCCATCCGCCAGCAGTGCGTCTTCACCACGCACACTCCCGTCCCCGCCGGGCACGACAAGTTCGGCATCGACCAGATGGTCAACGTCCTCGGCCATGAGCGCGCCACCTGCATCGACCACTTCGGCTGTCTCCACGACAACCTGCTCAACATGACCTACCTCGCTCTCCGCTTCGCCCGCTACGTCAACGGCGTTGCCATGCAGCACGGCAAGGTCTCGCAGGCCATGTTCCCCGGTTACGACATCCACGCCATCACCAACGGCGTGCACGCGGCCACCTGGCTCTCCGCTGGCTTCCAGCAGCTCTTCGATAAAGAAATCCCCAGCTGGCGCGAGGACAACAACTACCTCCGCTCCGTCTACGGCATCGAGCCCGCAGTCATTGAGCAGACTCACGCTCTCGGCCAGCAGCGCCTCTTCGCCACTGTCAAGGAGCGCACCGGCGTCGAGCTGGATCCCAACGTCCTCACGCTCGGCTTCGCGCGCCGCGTCGCCACCTACAAGCGCGCCACGCTGCTCTTCCACAACCCGGAGCGCCTATTGCAGATCGCCGAAGCCCTCGGCGGCTTGCAGATCCTCTACGCTGGCAAGGCCCACCCCGCCGACAACGCCGGCAAGGCCCTCATCCGCGACGTCTTCAAGGACGCCGCGCAGCTCAACAACTCCAAGCTCCGCATCCTCTATCTCGAGAACTACGACTGGGACCTCGGCGAGCAGCTCACCAACGGCGTCGATGTCTGGCTCAACACGCCGCTCCGTCCGTATGAGGCGTCCGGTACCAGCGGCATGAAGGCCGCCGTCAATGGCGTTCCGTCGCTCTCCGTCCTCGACGGCTGGTGGATCGAAGGCTGCGCCGAAAACTCCACCGGCTGGGCCATCCCCGACCTCGACAACGAGGCTGCCGAGGCCGACGCGCTCTACGGCAAGCTCGAGCATTCCATCGCTCCGCTCTTCGCCAACAAGCCCGCCTGGGCAGAGATGCAGCGCCACTGCATCGGCATGAACGGCAGCTTCTTCAACACCCACCGCATGTTGGGCCAGTACATCTCCAACGCATACTTCCCCCCGGTCACGGTTTCGGCGGCGGTGCCCGCCACCGAACCACAACCTGTCCTGGCCTAA
- the bcp gene encoding thioredoxin-dependent thiol peroxidase: MQPGDLIEDFTLPDQDGNPVTLSQFAGSPVILFFYPRADTPGCTIEACGFRDHFAKLKKAGVVVLGISRDTVKAQKKFATKYDLNYPLLADDQMVLIKRFDLLKNKTMYGKPVTGVARTTYLIGPDRKLIHIFENVKPEGHAEEVLALLKKK; the protein is encoded by the coding sequence ATGCAGCCCGGCGACCTCATCGAAGACTTCACCCTCCCCGACCAGGACGGCAACCCCGTAACGCTCTCGCAGTTCGCCGGCTCGCCCGTCATCCTCTTCTTCTACCCCCGCGCAGATACCCCCGGCTGCACCATCGAGGCCTGCGGTTTCCGCGACCACTTCGCCAAGTTGAAGAAGGCCGGCGTCGTCGTCCTCGGCATCTCTCGCGACACCGTCAAGGCGCAGAAGAAGTTCGCCACCAAGTACGATCTCAACTACCCACTCCTCGCCGACGACCAGATGGTGCTCATCAAGCGCTTCGACCTCTTGAAAAATAAAACAATGTACGGCAAACCCGTCACCGGCGTAGCCCGCACCACCTACCTCATCGGCCCCGACCGCAAACTCATCCACATCTTTGAAAACGTCAAACCCGAAGGCCACGCCGAAGAGGTTTTAGCCTTGCTAAAAAAGAAGTAG